GTATCGTCGCACAGCTGCTTGTATTCCTCGGTGGGCAGGTACTTGATGCCCAGGCCCATGTTGTCCATGGCCTCGATGAAGCTGGGCTCCTCGCTCATCTTGCCGAAAGCCTCGTCCAGAGCGGCAACCACTTCGGGATCCATGCCGGCGGGGCCGCCGATGCCGCGGAAGGTGGACAGCACTACGTCATAGCCCTCGTCCTTCATGGTGGGGACGTCGGTGCTGAAGATGGTCATGGGCTCGTCGGAAAAGGTGGCCAGAACACGGATGTCGCCGGAGGCCTCCAGAGCGGTTTCCTCAGCGCCGGAGAAGGTCACGGCGTCAATGTCGCCGCCCATCAGAGCCGCGTTGCCGGTGGAAGAACCGTCATAGGGAACATAGGTGACCTCGATGCCGGCAGCGTCGGCAAACAGGCCGCCAGCCAGATGCCACAGGAAGCCGGTGCCGGAATGACCGATCTTCAGGGAGCCAGGGTTGGCCTTGGCATACTCCACCACATCAGCCACGGACTGGAAGTCGGAGCTGGCGGAGACAGCAAGGGCGGCGGGGTCGGAGTTGATGTTGCAGATCTGAGTGAAATCGCTGAAATCGAAGGTGTAAACGCCCTGCTCCTTCAGGA
This window of the Dysosmobacter acutus genome carries:
- a CDS encoding tripartite tricarboxylate transporter substrate binding protein, with the translated sequence MKKFLSLAMALVLALSLVACGSSGGSASGSGSASGSGSASGSGEAGGVTFDHDITMIVPWSAGGGTDTVARKLVENAEKYLGVKVNVENVTGGSGAVGLAQLLSAEPDGYTLALLPVELSFLKEQGVYTFDFSDFTQICNINSDPAALAVSASSDFQSVADVVEYAKANPGSLKIGHSGTGFLWHLAGGLFADAAGIEVTYVPYDGSSTGNAALMGGDIDAVTFSGAEETALEASGDIRVLATFSDEPMTIFSTDVPTMKDEGYDVVLSTFRGIGGPAGMDPEVVAALDEAFGKMSEEPSFIEAMDNMGLGIKYLPTEEYKQLCDDTAASMKSVCELLGLSQ